Proteins encoded within one genomic window of Argiope bruennichi chromosome 7, qqArgBrue1.1, whole genome shotgun sequence:
- the LOC129976560 gene encoding beta-1,3-galactosyltransferase 1-like — protein sequence MRKPKREESERTVDECRTFARVCLMVVSVFVVWGVLYMPLRNVSHVPLPEHFSWMVTQRDLSRYILPDNLTNLLSPGPPGCNGSVFLSVIVCSAVPNFEARAAIRSTWAQDSKTLRGVRVFFLLGRSSNQSLNAAVADESIKHSDIIQEDFLDTYNNLTLKSVMLLKWVGQNCGNARFVMKTDDDMFVHLPNLFRLLRKKGHARLLMGCLIKGATPVKDWNSKWFVPEVVFPGRVYPPYLSGTGYVLSQDTIPILYRTALSTQFFYLEDIFITGVCASRAGLKPVNNEGFKFYKRKTDACTFKSIITAHRMSPKELHGVYKNLSNPSLKCKS from the exons ATGCGAAAACCCAAG AGAGAGGAAAGCGAGAGAACCGTGGACGAATGCCGGACATTCGCGCGGGTCTGCCTCATGGTGGTCAGTGTGTTTGTGGTGTGGGGCGTGCTCTATATGCCTCTGAGAAATGTCTCGCATGTGCCTCTGCCGGAGCACTTCTCCTGGATGGTGACTCAGCGGGATCTCAGCCGCTACATTTTGCCGGACAACCTGACTAACCTACTGTCTCCCGGACCTCCTGGATGCAATGGCAGTGTTTTCTTGTCTGTCATCGTGTGCTCTGCCGTACCCAACTTTGAAGCCCGGGCGGCCATACGTTCTACCTGGGCTCAGGATTCCAAGACCTTAAGGGGTGTCCGGGTTTTCTTCCTCCTCGGCCGCTCTTCCAATCAGTCCCTCAACGCGGCCGTAGCCGATGAGAGCATCAAGCACTCCGATATCATCCAGGAAGACTTTCTGGACACCTACAACAATCTTACCCTGAAATCCGTCATGCTCCTCAAATGGGTGGGTCAAAATTGTGGGAATGCGCGGTTCGTCATGAAGACAGATGACGATATGTTCGTTCATTTGCCCAATCTGTTTCGTCTCCTTCGGAAGAAGGGTCACGCCCGTTTGTTGATGGGATGCCTCATCAAAGGAGCGACCCCTGTCAAAGACTGGAATTCTAAATGGTTTGTGCCTGAGGTCGTTTTTCCGGGTCGCGTGTATCCACCTTACCTCTCTGGAACGGGATATGTCCTGTCCCAGGACACTATACCCATCCTATACAGAACTGCCCTGAGTACGCAATTTTTTTACctagaagatatttttataacagGCGTGTGTGCCAGCCGAGCCGGTCTCAAACCCGTCAACAACGAAGGTTTCAAATTCTATAAGCGGAAGACGGACGCTTGCACATTCAAATCCATCATCACTGCCCACAGAATGTCTCCTAAAGAACTCCACGGCGTGTACAAGAATCTGAGCAATCCGTCCCTCAAGTGCAAGTCGTGA